CTGAACAAATTGTCCTGCTTGCATTAGCGATGTAAAAGTTCCTGTATCAAGCCATGCTGTTCCTCGCCCGAGAACCTTTACTTTAAGATTTCCTCTTTTCAAAAATTCCTTATTTACATCGGTAATTTCATACTCTCCACGTGCTGAAGGTTTTAAATTTTTAGCAATTTCCACAACATCATTATTGTAAAAATACAATCCGGGAACTGCATAGTTAGACTTTGGCTTTAAAGGTTTTTCTTCAAGACTTAAAGCATTCCTATTTTCATCAAATTCAACTACTCCATATCTTTCAGGGTCAGAAACATGATACGCAAAAACATATCCTCCTTCAGGGTCATTACATTGTTGTAATGTTTTAGGCAGTTCGTGTCCGTAAAAAATATTATCCCCAAGCACAAGACAAACTTTATCATTTCCAATAAATTCTTCACCAAGTACAAAAGCCTGAGCAAGACCGTTTGGTACTTCCTGTACTTTATACGAAAAATTGCAACCAATATCAGAACCATCTCCAAGCAAATGCTCAAATTTTGGCAAATCCTCAGGGGTAGAAATAATAAGTATTTCACGAATACCCGATAGCATTAATATTGATAAAGGATAATAAATCATTGGTTTATCGTAAACAGGCATTAACTGCTTACTTACTGCAAGTGTTAAAGGATGCAATCTTGTTCCCGAGCCTCCTGCTAAAATAATTCCTTTCATGAGCTTTTATATTGTTTATTTGTTTATTTGTTTATTCAATAATTTATTCATTTTCTCCTACCCATACTGCTCT
This window of the Bacteroidota bacterium genome carries:
- the rfbA gene encoding glucose-1-phosphate thymidylyltransferase RfbA, which translates into the protein MKGIILAGGSGTRLHPLTLAVSKQLMPVYDKPMIYYPLSILMLSGIREILIISTPEDLPKFEHLLGDGSDIGCNFSYKVQEVPNGLAQAFVLGEEFIGNDKVCLVLGDNIFYGHELPKTLQQCNDPEGGYVFAYHVSDPERYGVVEFDENRNALSLEEKPLKPKSNYAVPGLYFYNNDVVEIAKNLKPSARGEYEITDVNKEFLKRGNLKVKVLGRGTAWLDTGTFTSLMQAGQFVQVLQERQGTKISCIEEIAYKMGYIDDKQLKKIANSLKKSGYGKYLLDMLKVEAEQKK